The following are encoded together in the Conger conger chromosome 11, fConCon1.1, whole genome shotgun sequence genome:
- the LOC133140035 gene encoding P2Y purinoceptor 2, translated as MNGTLSPSIFPINHSLSAPCEPGPQHISITVLVCLLGLGGALLNSFSLWVFCFRMKTWSAGTILQFHLGLSDAMATPAIPLMATSFAMGSCWPFRQFVCQLKIALLGMHFYGSVVFLTLISVHRYVAVVRHKSNSAMKRVGFIHKVCGAVWLFLLVQGMSCFVFLGTSQVGNCTQCLNIHQGEYIDAYFAINFVLLFFAFLLPFSIAAVCYCRLASSVSRINANSAKGQAIKARSLKMVAVCLLIFAVCFAPLNVTRTVGVMIKKYYPEQCRLLLKVETTYYIAWILACANSCFDPLLYCFGSPDFNRAVRSSLKWLGHRFQEASSNNEQDSLELPTRTAHSITFLDKEAPSNTSK; from the coding sequence ATGAATGGCACGCTGTCCCCTTCCATCTTTCCCATCAACCACAGCCTGTCAGCGCCCTGCGAGCCGGGGCCACAGCACATCTCCATCACCGTCCTTGTCTGCCTGCTCGGCCTGGGCGGGGCGCTGCTCAACAGCTTCAGCCTGTGGGTTTTCTGCTTCCGCATGAAAACCTGGAGCGCCGGCACCATCCTGCAGTTCCACCTGGGCCTGAGCGATGCCATGGCCACCCCCGCCATCCCGCTGATGGCCACGAGCTTCGCCATGGGCAGCTGCTGGCCCTTCAGGCAGTTCGTCTGCCAGCTGAAGATCGCTCTGCTCGGCATGCACTTCTACGGAAGTGTGGTGTTCCTCACCCTCATCAGCGTCCATCGCTACGTGGCTGTGGTCCGCCACAAAAGCAACTCTGCTATGAAGCGGGTGGGCTTCATTCACAAGGTGTGCGGGGCTgtctggctctttctgctggtGCAGGGCATGTCCTGCTTTGTCTTCCTGGGCACCAGCCAGGTGGGTAACTGCACCCAGTGCCTGAACATTCACCAGGGCGAGTACATCGACGCCTACTTCGCCATCAACTTCGTCCTGCTCTTCTTCGCTTTCCTGCTGCCCTTCTCCATAGCTGCAGTCTGCTACTGCCGCCTGGCCAGCTCTGTGTCGCGCATCAATGCCAACTCCGCCAAGGGCCAAGCCATCAAGGCCAGGTCACTCAAGATGGTGGCTGTCTGCCTTCTGATATTTGCTGTGTGCTTTGCCCCTCTCAACGTTACCCGGACTGTGGGCGTGATGATAAAGAAATACTACCCTGAGCAATGTAGGCTCCTCCTGAAGGTGGAGACAACCTATTATATTGCGTGGATCCTGGCCTGTGCCAACTCCTGCTTTGACCCATTGCTCTATTGCTTCGGCTCTCCGGACTTCAACAGAGCTGTGCGCTCCTCCCTCAAGTGGCTGGGGCACAGATTTCAAGAGGCCAGCTCCAACAATGAGCAGGACAGTCTAGAGCTCCCCACCAGGACTGCCCACTCCATCACCTTTCTGGACAAGGAAGCACCATCCAACACTAGCAAGTGA
- the nelfb gene encoding negative elongation factor B has product MFAGLPELGISNGEDLKETLTNCTEPLKAIDQFQTENGILLPTLQSALPFLDLHGTPRLEFHQSVFDELRDKLMERVATIAEGKEEDRYGKLEELLEKSFPLVKMPSIQPVVMQVLKHLPKVPEKKLKQVMADKELYKVCAVEVKRQIWQDNQALFGDEVSPLLKQYIVEKEAALFSNDLSVLHNFFSPSPKTRRQGEVVLKLTQMIGKNVKLYDMVLQFLRTLFLRTRNVHYCTLRAELLMSLHDLDISEICSVDPCHKFTWCLDACIREKFVDAKRARELQGFLDGVKKGQDRVLGDLSMILCDPFASNTLVLSTVRNLQELLGQDALPRDSPDLLLLLRMLSLGQGAWDMIDSQVFKEPRLELEVVTRFLPAMLSVVVDDYTFTVEQKLPSEEKTSLTYPTSLPDAFIKFLQENRVACEMGLYYVLHIAKQRNKNALQRLLPALVETHNDMAFGDIFLHLLMGHLTLLSDEFGTEEFCAAVFDGFLLTSFSSKENVHRHTLRLLLHLHHKVLPSRLEALMKTLEPPKQSSDPLKDLYTQLTEKLEAQKKSPPQPAETPSLDLGLHPVTVPTTASAPTTPI; this is encoded by the exons ACAGAGAATGGCATCTTGCTGCCAACATTACAGTCAGCACTTCCTTTCTTGGATCTTCATGGCACCCCAAGACTGGAGTTTCATCAGTCAGTTTTCGACGAGCTTCGAGACAAACTGATGGAGCGGGTTGCCACTATTGCCGAGGGGAAGGAGGAAGACCG ATATGGCAAGCTCGAGGAATTGCTGGAGAAAAGCTTTCCTCTGGTTAAGATGCCATCCATCCAGCCAGTGGTCATGCAGGTGTTGAAACACCTGCCTAAG GTCCCAGAGAAGAAGCTGAAGCAGGTGATGGCAGATAAGGAGCTGTATAAGGTGTGCGCGGTGGAGGTGAAGAGGCAAATCTGGCAGGATAACCAGGCTCTCTTTGGGGATGAGGTATCGCCGTTGCTGAAGCAGTACATTGTGGAGAAGGAGGCGGCGCTCTTCAGCAACGACCTCTCCGTCCTGCACAACTTCTTCAGCCCCTCACCAAAGACACGACGACAGGGAGAG GTGGTTCTGAAGCTGACGCAGATGATTGGGAAGAACGTGAAGCTGTACGACATGGTGCTGCAGTTCCTGCGGACGCTGTTCCTGCGCACGCGTAACGTCCATTACTGCACCCTACGGGCCGAGCTGCTCATGTCCCTCCATGACCTGGACATCAGCGAGATCTGCTCTGTCGACCCCTGCCACAAG TTCACCTGGTGCCTGGATGCCTGTATCCGGGAGAAGTTTGTGGACGCCAAGCGAGCCAGAGAGCTGCAGGGCTTCCTGGATGGAGTGAAGAAAGGACAGGACAGAGTGCTGGG AGACCTGTCTATGATCCTCTGTGACCCCTTTGCAAGTAACACCCTGGTTCTGAGCACAGTTAGGAACCTACAGGAGCTCCTGGGACAGGATGCACTGCCAAGG GACAGCCCAGATCTGCTACTGCTTCTGAGGATGCTCTCCCTGGGCCAGGGTGCCTGGGACATGATTGACAGCCAGGTTTTCAAGGAGCCAAGACTG GAGCTGGAGGTGGTGACCCGCTTTCTGCCAGCCATGTTGTCTGTGGTGGTGGATGACTACACATTCACCGTGGAGCAGAAACTGCCCAgtgaagagaagacttcactCACTTACCCCACCAGCCTGCCTGATGCCTTCATCAA GTTCCTGCAGGAGAACAGAGTGGCCTGTGAAATGGGTCTGTACTATGTGCTCCACATCGCCAAACAGAGGAACAAGAACGCCCTGCAGAGACTCCTGCCGGCCCTGG TGGAGACCCACAACGACATGGCGTTTGGTGACATCTTCCTCCACCTCCTGATGGGTCATCTCACCCTTCTGTCAGACGAGTTCGGGACGGAGGAGTTCTGTGCCGCAGTTTTCGATGGTTTTCTCCTTACCTCCTTCTCCAG CAAGGAGAATGTGCACAGGCACACTCTGCGCCTGTTGCTGCATCTCCACCATAAAGTTCTGCCGTCTCGCCTGGAGGCCCTGATGAAGACCCTGGAGCCCCCAAAACAG AGCAGTGACCCCCTGAAGGACCTGTACACCCAGCTGACCGAGAAGCTGGAGGCCCAGAAGAAGAGTCCCCCACAACCTGCTGAAACCCCCTCCCTGGACCTGGGGCTTCACCCTGTGACAGTTCCCACCACAGCCTCAGCTCCCACCACCCCGATTTGA